The following DNA comes from Arthrobacter sp. SLBN-83.
TCGCGGACCTTGGCCACCGTCTCCAGCACGCCCTGGTAGTAGACGTCCGCGGAGGTGACGATGCCGAACCCAAAGCGGTGGTCGTCGTCGAGATCCTTCTTGCCGTAGAGCGGACCCCGGGTGCCGATGTGGCTTATAGCCTCGGTGTCCAGGATGCCTTCCTCCACCGCACGGCGGAAGGGCGTCCCGTGGGTGTATTCGGCGCCGAAGTAGGTGTCCCAGGTGTCCAGGTGGGCGTCGAAGTGGAGCATGGCAACAGGTTCGCCGGCCCGCTCGGCGGCGGCACGCAGCAGCGGCAGGGCGATGGTGTGGTCCCCGCCCAGGGTCAGCAGCTTGCTGCCGGCCGCAGTCAGGTCCAGCGCGTTCTGCTGGATGGTCTCAATTGCCTCGTTGATGTTGAACGGATTGACGGCCATGTCCCCGGCGTCGGCCACCTGGATGTTCTCGAACGGGCTGACATCCCAGGCAGGGTTGTAGGGGCGCAGCAGACGGCTCGCTTCCCGGACGTGGTTTGCGCCAAAGCGCGCTCCCGGACGATAGGAAACACCCGAGTCGAAGGGGACGCCGACTACCGTGACGTCAGCCTTGTCCACCTGGTCCAGGCGCGGGAGGCGGGCATAAGTGGCAGCTCCGGCATAGCGGGGAATCCGGGATGAATCGATGGGGCCAAGGTTGCCGTTGGCTTCAATGCGCAGCTCTTCCAATGGAGGCCTCTCCTTCGAGGAGTTGAGGGACTTCTGTGACTGCCATCATACACGCTTGTTTTCCTTGGAGCACCAGTTGTTTACCTTCCGGGTAGCGGGGTGGAGCACTCCTGCCCAGCTACTCCCTGGTCGGGCCGACTCCGTTATTCGTTCTCTGCGCGAATCACCAGGTTT
Coding sequences within:
- the speB gene encoding agmatinase; this translates as MEELRIEANGNLGPIDSSRIPRYAGAATYARLPRLDQVDKADVTVVGVPFDSGVSYRPGARFGANHVREASRLLRPYNPAWDVSPFENIQVADAGDMAVNPFNINEAIETIQQNALDLTAAGSKLLTLGGDHTIALPLLRAAAERAGEPVAMLHFDAHLDTWDTYFGAEYTHGTPFRRAVEEGILDTEAISHIGTRGPLYGKKDLDDDHRFGFGIVTSADVYYQGVLETVAKVRDRIGSRPLYISVDIDVLDPAHAPGTGTPEAGGITSRELLEIIRGFRGMNLVGADVVEVSPAYDHAEITGVAASHVAYELVTLMADNAAPGNRFGADTGYAAQALGQEARRPAGFAAAAKE